One segment of Brassica napus cultivar Da-Ae chromosome C3, Da-Ae, whole genome shotgun sequence DNA contains the following:
- the LOC125583017 gene encoding uncharacterized protein LOC125583017, with protein sequence MAMKLNGKSPVSSDSDEKFMFFKDVSLGPHETQLRFRLIHFWEARNPVEKTLIGMEMLLIDEQGTVIQGFIPPGRIKKYLPDMKQGSVYRLNNFYGSKNKPVYRVADHIATVSFTWNSELSVLREIPTSFDEDRFRFHSYEDFQANCDVKGDLYDVVGHMKLVNGQTLIERPTLDEVKIATTRHIMVHLQSHE encoded by the exons ATGGCGATGAAACTAAATGGAAAGTCTCCTGTCTCCTCCGACTCTGACGAAAAATTCATGTTCTTCAAAGATGTCTCTCTAGGTCCCCATGAAACTCAGTTGCGCTTCCGACTCATCCATTTCTGGGAGGCTCGAAATCCGGTGGAGAAGACACTTATTGGCATGGAAATGCTCCTCATCGACGAGCAG GGAACTGTCATTCAGGGATTCATCCCACCAGGACGTATCAAGAAGTACTTGCCTGATATGAAACAAGGATCAGTTTACAGACTCAACAACTTCTACGGATCGAAAAACAAACCGGTGTATCGGGTTGCTGATCATATCGCAACTGTGTCTTTCACATGGAACTCTGAATTGTCGGTTCTTCGCGAGATTCCAACCTCTTTCGATGAAGACCGTTTCAGGTTTCATTCATATGAAGATTTTCAAGCTAACTGTGATGTCAAAGGTGACCTCTACG ATGTTGTTGGCCACATGAAGCTGGTCAATGGACAGACTCTTATTGAGCGTCCCACACTTGATGAAGTGAAGATCGCTACCACTCGGCACATTATGGTTCATCTGCAATCACATGAGTAA